DNA sequence from the Archangium lipolyticum genome:
AGCCCCGTGGGCTCGGTGTCCACCCGCAGCTTCACCTTCCGGGGGTGCACGTCCCGGTAGGTCTCCCGGAGGGTCCCGCTGGAGTCCTCCACCCCCAGGTGGATGCGGTACCACACGTTCGTGGCGGTCTCGCCCTGGGTCGGCACGGTGAACGTCCCGCTCCTCACGCCGCTCGTGGAGGGCAGGAAGGGATGCAGGTGCTCGTCGTGGTGGAAGTCCACGCGCCAGGTGAAGGCGCTGTCCGGCAGCACGCCGTCCTCGGCGTCCGTACCGAGGCCCTCGAAGTGGACGGTGCTCCCGGCGGTGTAGAGCGTCCCCTCCGCGGGGGCGGTGATGGTGGCGGCGGGCGGGGTGTCGTTGCTCACGGTGAGGAGGGCCTCGTCGCTCAGCACCGAGCCGAGGTCGTTGGAGACCCGCACCCGGAAGTGGGCTCCCGAGTCCGGGAGGGCCACCGCCAGGGTGAGGCTGGCGGACGTCTGCCCCGACAGGTCCTCGCCATCGCGCTGCCACTGGTAGCTCAGGGGAGGCGTCCCGGAGGCGCTCACCGTGAACGTCACGGACTGGCCGGGCACTCCGGTCTGGCTCTCGGGTTGCCGCGTGAGGACGGGGGCCTCGCTGCCCGCCGTGTAATGGATGCGGTGCACGGAGTCGTCCTGGCGGTCCAGGTAGTAGAGGCTGCCGTCCGGCCCGACGTCGAGGTCCACCGGCGCCTCCAGCCCCGTGGCGAAGAGGGACACGGTGCCATCCTTCGGGTTGTACGTGCGGATCCACCCGTTGCAGTAGTCCGCGAAGAAGTAGCGCCCCACGTACTCCGCGGGGAACTGGAGCCCGGCCGGGTTGTAGAAGGTGCCTCCGGTGATGGCGCAACCCCTGTCCGTGCCCGAGCCGTGCCGGTAGGCCAACAGCGGCGCGCGGAAGCGCGAGTCGCTCGTGGGGCCCTCCGTATCCGGCCAGCCGTAGTGGGCTCCGGCGATGCCCTCGTTGATCTCCTCCCACGTGCTCGCGCCGACGTCGTTGATGAAGAGGCGGCCAGTGCCCGGTTGTACGGCGAAGCCGAAGGGGTTGCGCAGGCCCAGCGCCCAGATGGCCCGGTAGACGCCCGTGGTGCGCGTGGAGAACGGGTTGTCCGAGGGGATGGTGCCGTCCTTCTCGAGCCGCAGCAGCTTGCCTAGCAGCGTGTCGAGCCTCGGTGCGTTCTCCGAGCGCGCGTTCTCCCCCACGGCCACGTAGAGCTTGCCGTCGGTTCCGAAGTGGAGCGCGCCTCCATTGTGGGTGTTGGCTCCCAGCGGCTCGAGCTCGAGGAGGATCTTCTCGCTGCCAGGCTCGGCCCGGTTGCCGTTCGCGGTGAAACGGCTGAGGCGGTTGTGCACGGAGGGCTGGCGGGCCGTGTAATAGACGTAGACGTAGGGCTGGGCGGGGAAGCCGGGATCGAAAGTCACACCGAGCAGTCCCCGCTCCCCGGTGGCGTCGACGTTCAGTGCGAGGAATGGCTCGGCCAGCAGCTTGCCGTCCTGGAGGATCCGGAGCCTTCCTTCCTGCTCGCAGATGAAGATGCGCCCGTCCGGAGCGATGCTCATGGAGGTGGCGCTGTCGAGGCCGTCGACGAGCTCCGTGTCCGTGAATCGGGAAGGAACCGCCGCCTCCGCTTCCTTGTCCTTCCTTGGAAGGTGCGGGCTCTCCTGGGGCGCCACCTCCATGCAGCCCCACAGCAGGAAGAGACAGGCGAATGCCCGAAGGAAATCGACACGCATGGCGCACACTCCGGTCTGGATGAGGAGTCACCGGCTCTGGTGTGGAGCACGGCGCGTGGGGAGTGGCGGGTGACCCGGGGACCTCGCACGCCGACGAGCGGGGGCGTGTCCGGCGAACGTCCAGCGGTGGATGCCCTGACGCGGGACTGGATGGCACTCGTCAGCGGCCTTGTTCCCGAGGGCGGTGGGGATCGCGGGCCCTTCCGTCCACGGGCCATGGAGGCGTTCGTTAGATACTGAACTTCCACCCCTGCCGACCACCTGGTTCAAGGGGACGGAGGGCTGGTATGTTTTGTCCTCAAAGTATATGGAGAAGTGTGTCGCCTCACACTCCATCCACCGTGTACACCGTCGAGATCAGCCCACCCGCCTGGAACCAGCTCGCCCACCTGCGAGTGGAGACCTACCGCCGCATCCGTGATGCGCTGGACGCCGTGGCGGCCGAGTTGCCACAGGGGCAGGAGCGGGACTCGATCCGGCCGGTGAAGCCGCAGGGACACGGCTCGTCCCTGCCCTCGGTGGTGGTGGATGACGCGATCGCGCTCTACGACGTGGACCACCAGCGCAGGCGCGTGCTGCTGGTGGAGGTGGCGCGCCGGCTTCCGCGAGGGCCCTGAGGGCCCGGTCAGGGCTGGGGCGTGGTGGCCAGGCCCGGCGGGCCGTTGCTGGGGGGGGCAGCGGGCTCCTCTTCCTCGAGGGGGGCCGGGCTGATGGCGCCGTCACTCGTCACGACCCACGAGTTGTAGCGCCGCGCGGACACCTCACGGAGCTTGCCGTCCTCGTAGCAGAGGGTGTGCAGCGTGTAGTACGGCACCTTGATGCTGGGGCGGCCGTACTGGAAGCA
Encoded proteins:
- a CDS encoding PQQ-dependent sugar dehydrogenase, coding for MRVDFLRAFACLFLLWGCMEVAPQESPHLPRKDKEAEAAVPSRFTDTELVDGLDSATSMSIAPDGRIFICEQEGRLRILQDGKLLAEPFLALNVDATGERGLLGVTFDPGFPAQPYVYVYYTARQPSVHNRLSRFTANGNRAEPGSEKILLELEPLGANTHNGGALHFGTDGKLYVAVGENARSENAPRLDTLLGKLLRLEKDGTIPSDNPFSTRTTGVYRAIWALGLRNPFGFAVQPGTGRLFINDVGASTWEEINEGIAGAHYGWPDTEGPTSDSRFRAPLLAYRHGSGTDRGCAITGGTFYNPAGLQFPAEYVGRYFFADYCNGWIRTYNPKDGTVSLFATGLEAPVDLDVGPDGSLYYLDRQDDSVHRIHYTAGSEAPVLTRQPESQTGVPGQSVTFTVSASGTPPLSYQWQRDGEDLSGQTSASLTLAVALPDSGAHFRVRVSNDLGSVLSDEALLTVSNDTPPAATITAPAEGTLYTAGSTVHFEGLGTDAEDGVLPDSAFTWRVDFHHDEHLHPFLPSTSGVRSGTFTVPTQGETATNVWYRIHLGVEDSSGTLRETYRDVHPRKVKLRVDTEPTGLQVTLDGQPQAAPLEVESVVGMERTLGAASPQVKNGTTYLFERWSDGGGPTHPIATPSVDTRYTAVFRTGVDPGSGTGLRAEYFDAADLTQKKLERVDATVDFRWESGSPDPALGADTFSVRWTGSVVPQYSERYTFHTQTNDGVRLWVDGKLLIDAWTAHPTTENTGTITLQAGVAYSLRMEFYEKTGLAIARLLWSSPGQTRGKKQVIPQARLKPTPP
- a CDS encoding type II toxin-antitoxin system RelE family toxin, coding for MSPHTPSTVYTVEISPPAWNQLAHLRVETYRRIRDALDAVAAELPQGQERDSIRPVKPQGHGSSLPSVVVDDAIALYDVDHQRRRVLLVEVARRLPRGP